The Paracoccus sp. MA genome contains a region encoding:
- a CDS encoding MBL fold metallo-hydrolase: MANAPEVTGFYESRTGSVQYVVADPETGKCAIVDPVLDYDEKSGATATIEADRILGFIAEKGYEVQWILDTHPHADHFSAADYLRRKTGAPTAIGEKVVEVQKLWKGYYNWPDFPTDGSQWDRLFAEGESFELGNIPARVMFSPGHTLASITYVIGDAAFVHDTLFMPDSGTARADFPGGDAHGLWRSIQAILALPDDTRLFTGHDYCEGGREPRWESTVAEQKTANIHMARHRSEAEFVAAREARDRTLPMPKLILHALQVNINAGRLPEPESNGRRYLKIPLGLLQAPWE, from the coding sequence ATGGCCAATGCCCCTGAAGTGACCGGCTTTTACGAGTCCCGCACCGGTTCGGTGCAATATGTCGTGGCCGATCCGGAAACCGGGAAATGCGCGATCGTCGATCCGGTGCTGGACTATGACGAGAAATCCGGCGCCACCGCGACCATCGAGGCGGACCGCATCCTCGGTTTCATCGCCGAGAAGGGCTATGAGGTGCAGTGGATCCTGGACACCCATCCCCATGCCGACCATTTCTCGGCCGCCGACTATCTCAGGCGCAAGACCGGCGCGCCCACCGCCATCGGCGAGAAGGTGGTGGAGGTGCAGAAACTGTGGAAAGGCTATTACAACTGGCCCGACTTCCCGACGGACGGTTCGCAATGGGACAGGCTTTTCGCCGAGGGCGAAAGCTTCGAGCTCGGCAATATCCCGGCGCGCGTGATGTTCTCGCCCGGCCATACGCTGGCCTCGATCACCTATGTGATCGGCGACGCGGCCTTCGTGCATGACACGCTGTTCATGCCCGACAGCGGCACCGCCCGCGCCGATTTCCCCGGCGGCGACGCGCATGGGCTGTGGCGCTCGATCCAGGCCATCCTGGCCCTGCCGGACGACACGCGGCTCTTCACCGGCCACGACTATTGCGAGGGCGGGCGCGAGCCGCGCTGGGAATCGACGGTGGCCGAGCAGAAGACCGCAAACATCCACATGGCGCGACATCGCAGCGAGGCGGAATTCGTCGCCGCGCGCGAGGCCCGCGACCGGACCCTGCCGATGCCCAAGCTGATCCTGCATGCCCTGCAGGTCAACATCAATGCCGGGCGCCTGCCCGAGCCCGAATCCAATGGAAGGCGCTATCTTAAGATCCCGCTCGGCCTGCTGCAGGCCCCCTGGGAGTGA
- a CDS encoding DUF2892 domain-containing protein produces the protein MQINIGTPERVLRLILGVLLVVLPFLVGLSSLWTWVSVVAGLVLLVTGAIRFCPVWSLLGIRRGGKE, from the coding sequence ATGCAGATCAATATCGGAACCCCCGAACGCGTCCTGCGGCTGATCCTCGGCGTCCTGCTGGTGGTCCTGCCGTTCCTCGTCGGGCTGTCCAGCCTGTGGACCTGGGTATCGGTGGTCGCCGGCCTGGTGCTGCTGGTCACCGGCGCGATACGCTTTTGCCCGGTCTGGTCGCTGCTGGGCATCCGCCGGGGGGGCAAGGAATGA
- a CDS encoding YeeE/YedE family protein, translating into MTEFTPWQSALGGALIGLAAVLLMALHGRIAGMTGIVSGLLGPASGPEAGGRGWRLAFLAGAAVAPLLLAAVAGMAIPFASPSPPIWTAIGGFAVGLGAGIGGGCTSGHGVCGMARLSRRSVVATLTFMLATGVTVHVIRHVIGGF; encoded by the coding sequence ATGACCGAGTTCACGCCCTGGCAATCCGCCCTGGGCGGGGCGCTGATCGGGCTGGCGGCGGTGCTGCTGATGGCGCTGCACGGGCGCATCGCCGGCATGACCGGGATCGTCTCGGGTCTGCTGGGACCGGCATCCGGCCCCGAGGCAGGCGGGCGCGGCTGGCGGCTGGCCTTTCTGGCGGGGGCGGCGGTCGCGCCGCTGCTGCTGGCGGCGGTGGCGGGCATGGCGATCCCCTTCGCCAGCCCGTCGCCGCCGATCTGGACGGCGATCGGCGGCTTCGCCGTCGGGCTGGGGGCGGGCATCGGCGGCGGCTGCACCTCGGGGCACGGCGTCTGCGGCATGGCGCGGCTTTCCCGGCGTTCGGTCGTGGCCACCCTGACCTTCATGCTGGCCACCGGCGTCACCGTCCATGTCATTCGCCATGTGATCGGGGGGTTCTGA
- a CDS encoding DUF6691 family protein, producing the protein MPVLSALLIGLIFGAGIAVSGMINPAKVLNFFDLAGSWDPSLAFVMGGALAVTFIGYRMVLKRSAPLCGDRFHLPARRDIDAALVGGSALFGIGWGIAGFCPGGAIPALGLLRPEPVVFVAAMLAGIALARLLRGRGAGRSATGPGQGAAGQLRGRARR; encoded by the coding sequence ATGCCTGTGCTTTCCGCCCTGCTGATCGGCCTGATCTTCGGCGCCGGGATCGCCGTATCGGGCATGATAAACCCGGCCAAGGTGCTGAACTTCTTCGACCTCGCCGGCAGCTGGGACCCTTCGCTGGCCTTTGTCATGGGGGGCGCCCTAGCGGTGACCTTCATCGGCTACCGCATGGTGCTGAAGCGGTCCGCGCCGCTCTGCGGCGACCGCTTCCACCTGCCGGCCCGGCGCGACATCGATGCGGCTCTGGTCGGGGGTTCGGCGCTGTTCGGGATCGGCTGGGGCATCGCCGGCTTTTGCCCGGGCGGCGCGATCCCGGCGCTTGGCCTGCTGCGCCCCGAGCCGGTGGTCTTCGTCGCGGCCATGCTGGCCGGCATCGCCTTGGCGCGGCTGCTGCGCGGGCGCGGTGCAGGCCGGTCCGCCACCGGCCCGGGCCAGGGGGCCGCGGGTCAGCTGCGGGGCAGGGCGCGGCGCTAA
- a CDS encoding sugar kinase: protein MTGQAILSIGEAMVELSPSGRDGLWRLGIAGDTLNTAWYLRRLLPADWRVAYCSRVGTGEFSQQMVDFLTAEGIDAAHVGRDPSREIALYAISLKDGERSFSYWRDTSAAKGLADDPAALVAALQGVAIAYVSGITLGILPEAGRAALIAALKAARAAGTQVVFDTNLRPKLWPDIPTMRREIEAAAAIADLVLPSFDDERGFFGDADPQATVARYLACGAGQVVVKAGGDPVLYGGNEGAGLVEDLPREVPVDTTSAGDSFNAGYLAARLRGADIPAAIRAAHDLSRRVIRHRGALVREALPPGPAD, encoded by the coding sequence GTGACCGGCCAGGCGATCCTTTCCATCGGCGAGGCGATGGTCGAGCTGTCGCCCTCGGGCCGGGACGGGCTGTGGCGGCTGGGCATCGCCGGCGACACGCTGAACACGGCTTGGTATCTGCGCCGCCTGCTGCCGGCGGATTGGCGCGTCGCCTATTGCAGCCGCGTCGGCACCGGCGAGTTCTCGCAGCAGATGGTCGATTTCCTGACCGCCGAGGGGATCGACGCCGCCCATGTCGGGCGCGACCCAAGCCGCGAGATCGCGCTCTACGCCATCTCGCTGAAGGATGGCGAGCGCAGCTTCAGCTATTGGCGCGACACCTCGGCGGCCAAGGGGCTGGCCGACGATCCGGCCGCGCTGGTCGCGGCGCTGCAAGGCGTGGCCATCGCCTATGTCTCGGGCATCACCCTGGGCATCCTGCCCGAGGCCGGCCGCGCCGCACTGATCGCGGCGCTGAAGGCCGCCCGTGCGGCGGGCACACAGGTGGTCTTCGACACCAACCTGCGGCCCAAGCTGTGGCCGGACATCCCCACCATGCGCCGCGAGATCGAGGCGGCGGCGGCCATCGCCGACCTGGTCCTGCCCAGCTTCGACGACGAGCGCGGCTTCTTCGGCGATGCCGATCCGCAGGCGACGGTGGCGCGCTACCTCGCTTGCGGGGCCGGGCAGGTCGTGGTCAAGGCCGGCGGCGATCCGGTGCTCTATGGCGGGAACGAGGGCGCGGGGCTGGTCGAGGACCTGCCGCGCGAGGTGCCGGTGGACACGACCTCGGCCGGGGACAGCTTCAACGCGGGCTATCTGGCGGCCCGGCTTCGGGGCGCCGACATCCCCGCCGCGATCCGCGCCGCCCACGATCTGAGCCGCAGGGTCATCCGCCATCGCGGCGCGCTGGTGCGCGAGGCGTTGCCCCCGGGGCCGGCCGATTAG
- a CDS encoding mannitol dehydrogenase family protein, giving the protein MSPRLTGLADLPPGVARPRYDRAAHGMGILHLGLGAFHRAHQAVHTDDALAAEGGDWRILGANLRSRDVPDALNAQDGLFTVLERSESDRARVIGAHGPAIGGDAAAILRAACDPAIRILSLTVSEKAYGIDRAAMDADPAHPAVAADLAQPQAPQGVLGIITAALAARRETGAAPFTVLSCDNLPDNGALLRAGVLGFARRRDPGLAGWIADHAAFPATMVDRITPATTERTLADVEALTGHRDLACVETEPFSQWVIEDHFPQGRPAWEAGGALFVQDVRPHEAMKLRMLNGSHSLIAYAGQLLDLLHVRDVMADPALTALVRRHMRAAGATLPQGAGLDPEAYAAALLARFANPAIAHQTRQIAMDGTEKLPQRWFAPAAGALQAGGDARPFAFATAIWLAWLAAQQQAPDDPRGAVLLDLARKAGEDDATLTRSVLTLPGLAPPALVGDAGFTEAVCRTVTHIRRNGLRAAMAKELAS; this is encoded by the coding sequence ATGAGTCCGCGCCTGACCGGACTGGCCGACCTGCCGCCCGGAGTCGCGCGGCCGCGCTATGACCGCGCGGCGCATGGCATGGGCATCCTGCATCTGGGGCTGGGCGCCTTTCACCGCGCGCATCAGGCGGTTCATACCGATGACGCGCTGGCGGCCGAGGGCGGCGACTGGCGCATCCTCGGCGCCAACCTGCGCAGCCGCGACGTCCCGGATGCGCTGAACGCGCAGGACGGGCTTTTCACCGTGCTGGAGCGGTCCGAAAGCGACCGGGCGCGGGTGATCGGCGCGCATGGCCCGGCCATCGGCGGCGACGCAGCGGCGATCCTGCGCGCAGCCTGTGATCCGGCGATCCGCATCCTGTCACTGACCGTCTCGGAAAAGGCTTACGGGATCGACCGCGCCGCCATGGATGCCGATCCGGCCCATCCGGCGGTGGCCGCCGACCTGGCGCAGCCGCAGGCGCCGCAGGGCGTGCTGGGCATCATCACCGCGGCCCTGGCGGCGCGGCGCGAGACCGGGGCCGCACCCTTCACGGTGCTCAGCTGCGACAACCTGCCGGACAACGGCGCCTTGCTGCGCGCCGGCGTGCTGGGCTTTGCCCGCCGCCGCGATCCCGGCCTGGCGGGCTGGATCGCCGATCATGCCGCCTTTCCGGCGACCATGGTGGACCGCATCACCCCGGCCACGACCGAGCGCACCCTGGCCGATGTCGAGGCGCTGACCGGCCATCGCGACCTGGCCTGCGTCGAGACCGAGCCCTTCAGCCAATGGGTGATCGAGGACCATTTCCCGCAAGGCCGCCCGGCATGGGAGGCCGGCGGCGCGCTGTTCGTCCAGGACGTGCGCCCCCATGAGGCGATGAAGCTGCGCATGCTGAACGGCAGCCATTCGCTGATCGCCTATGCCGGGCAGCTGCTGGACCTGCTCCATGTCCGCGACGTCATGGCCGATCCGGCGCTGACGGCGCTGGTCCGTCGCCACATGCGGGCGGCGGGCGCGACCCTGCCGCAGGGCGCCGGGCTCGACCCCGAAGCCTATGCCGCGGCGCTGCTGGCGCGCTTCGCCAACCCGGCCATCGCCCACCAGACCCGCCAGATCGCCATGGACGGCACCGAAAAGCTGCCGCAACGCTGGTTCGCCCCCGCGGCCGGGGCGCTGCAGGCCGGCGGCGACGCCCGCCCCTTCGCCTTCGCCACCGCGATCTGGCTGGCCTGGCTGGCGGCGCAGCAGCAGGCCCCGGACGATCCGCGCGGCGCGGTGCTGCTGGACCTGGCCCGCAAGGCGGGCGAAGACGACGCGACCCTGACCCGTTCGGTCCTGACGCTGCCGGGACTGGCGCCGCCTGCGCTGGTCGGGGATGCCGGCTTCACCGAGGCGGTGTGCCGGACCGTCACCCATATCCGCCGCAACGGGCTGCGCGCGGCCATGGCGAAGGAACTGGCATCGTGA
- the uxuA gene encoding mannonate dehydratase, translating to MRHTWRWFGPKDRVSIDDMLQAGVQGVVTALHHVPTGTVWPPEEIARRQAELAVMTDGAPSGLKWEVVESLPVSEAIKTQTGDWRAHVANWITSMRHLKEAGIEVICYNFMPVLDWTRTDLAWRRPNGARCMRFDFTDFAAFDIHILQRKGAAEDFPEEVREEAARRFARMDEARREELAGNVVFGLPGAAEHFTLQDVRALLDSYAPVTDAVLRRHFHDFLEQVVPVAQEIGVRLCCHPDDPPFGLLGLPRVMSTEADYAERMAAVDLPANGITLCSGSLGARPDNDLPGMMARLGDRVHFLHLRNVRRDTDAIRGSFFEDEHLGGQTDMVALVAAVLREEAKRRAAGRADAVIPMRPDHGQDILDDIGRGGQPGYPAIGRLKGLAELRGVELALSHGARP from the coding sequence ATGCGACATACCTGGCGCTGGTTCGGCCCCAAGGATCGGGTCTCGATCGACGACATGCTGCAGGCGGGGGTGCAGGGCGTTGTGACCGCCCTGCACCACGTCCCGACCGGAACCGTCTGGCCCCCCGAGGAAATCGCCCGCCGGCAGGCCGAGCTGGCGGTGATGACCGACGGCGCGCCCTCGGGCCTGAAATGGGAGGTGGTCGAAAGCCTGCCGGTCAGCGAGGCGATCAAGACCCAGACCGGCGACTGGCGGGCGCATGTCGCCAACTGGATCACCTCGATGCGGCACCTGAAGGAGGCGGGGATCGAGGTGATCTGCTACAATTTCATGCCGGTGCTGGACTGGACCCGCACCGACCTGGCCTGGCGGCGCCCGAACGGCGCGCGCTGCATGCGCTTCGACTTCACCGATTTCGCCGCCTTCGACATTCATATCCTGCAGCGCAAGGGCGCGGCCGAGGATTTCCCCGAGGAGGTGCGCGAGGAAGCCGCCCGCCGCTTCGCCCGGATGGACGAGGCCCGGCGCGAAGAGCTGGCCGGCAACGTGGTCTTCGGCCTGCCCGGCGCGGCCGAGCATTTCACCCTGCAGGACGTGCGGGCGCTGCTGGACAGCTATGCCCCCGTCACCGACGCGGTGCTGCGTCGGCATTTCCACGACTTCCTGGAACAGGTCGTCCCCGTCGCGCAAGAAATCGGGGTGCGGCTGTGCTGCCATCCCGACGACCCGCCCTTCGGCCTGCTGGGCCTGCCGCGCGTCATGTCCACCGAGGCGGATTACGCCGAGCGCATGGCCGCCGTGGATCTGCCGGCGAACGGCATCACGCTCTGCTCGGGCTCGCTGGGGGCGCGGCCGGACAACGACCTGCCGGGCATGATGGCGCGGCTGGGCGACCGGGTGCATTTCCTGCACCTGCGCAACGTGCGCCGCGACACGGACGCGATCCGGGGCTCGTTCTTCGAGGACGAGCATCTGGGCGGCCAAACCGACATGGTGGCGCTGGTCGCCGCCGTCCTGCGAGAGGAGGCCAAGCGCCGCGCCGCCGGCCGCGCCGATGCCGTGATCCCGATGCGCCCCGACCACGGGCAGGACATCCTGGACGATATCGGCCGCGGCGGCCAGCCCGGCTATCCCGCCATCGGCCGGCTCAAGGGCCTGGCGGAACTGCGCGGGGTCGAACTGGCGCTGAGCCACGGGGCGCGGCCATGA
- a CDS encoding alpha-hydroxy acid oxidase, with protein sequence MPVITEIEDLRRLHRRRVPRMFYDYVDVGAWTGGTYRANRADFERILLRQRVARNIDARTLATTMLGQPVSMPLALAPVGLLGMQHPDGEIHAARAAQAAGVPFTLSTMSMCSLEDIAQATGAPFWFQLYTLRDEEFLENILDRARRAGVTALVLTLDLTIQGQRHKDLKNRMTAPPRLTLPNLIDIALHPRWALGMLGTRRRSFGNIVGHARGVESLGDLMDWTARQFDQRLDWNRVEQIIRKWGGLVILKGINDPEDARRALDTGCDAILVSNHGGRQLDGAPSTIRTLPAIRRAVGPDFPLYLDGGIQSGQEALKAIASGANGVFVGRAFTYGLGAMGQRGVEAALAILRREMDITMALCGVNDIKDFGPGCLWPDDRGNAA encoded by the coding sequence ATGCCGGTCATCACCGAGATCGAGGATCTGCGCCGCCTGCACCGGCGGCGCGTCCCGCGCATGTTCTACGATTACGTGGATGTCGGCGCCTGGACCGGCGGCACCTATCGCGCCAACCGCGCCGATTTCGAACGCATCCTGCTGCGCCAGCGCGTGGCCCGGAACATCGACGCCCGAACCCTTGCCACCACCATGTTGGGCCAGCCGGTCTCGATGCCCCTGGCCCTGGCTCCGGTGGGCCTGTTGGGCATGCAGCACCCGGACGGAGAAATCCACGCCGCCCGCGCCGCGCAGGCCGCCGGCGTGCCCTTTACGCTATCGACCATGTCGATGTGTTCGCTGGAGGATATCGCGCAGGCGACGGGGGCGCCGTTCTGGTTCCAGCTCTACACCCTGCGGGACGAGGAGTTCCTGGAGAACATCCTCGACCGCGCCCGCCGGGCCGGGGTCACGGCGCTGGTGCTGACGCTGGACCTGACCATCCAGGGCCAGCGCCACAAGGATCTGAAGAACCGCATGACCGCGCCGCCCCGGCTGACGCTGCCGAACCTGATCGACATCGCCCTGCATCCCCGCTGGGCGTTGGGGATGCTGGGCACGCGTCGGCGCAGCTTCGGCAATATCGTCGGCCATGCCCGGGGCGTCGAAAGCCTGGGCGACCTGATGGACTGGACCGCGCGCCAGTTCGACCAGCGGCTGGACTGGAATCGGGTCGAGCAGATCATCCGCAAATGGGGCGGGCTGGTGATCCTCAAGGGCATCAACGACCCCGAGGACGCGCGGCGCGCGCTGGATACCGGCTGCGACGCGATCCTGGTCTCGAACCATGGCGGGCGGCAGCTGGACGGCGCCCCCTCGACCATCCGCACGCTGCCCGCGATCCGCCGGGCGGTCGGCCCGGACTTTCCGCTTTATCTCGACGGCGGCATCCAGTCGGGACAGGAGGCGCTGAAGGCCATCGCCAGCGGCGCGAACGGCGTCTTTGTCGGCCGCGCCTTCACCTATGGGCTGGGCGCCATGGGGCAAAGGGGCGTCGAGGCGGCGCTGGCCATCCTGCGCCGCGAAATGGACATCACCATGGCGCTTTGCGGCGTCAACGACATCAAGGATTTCGGTCCCGGCTGCCTGTGGCCCGACGACCGCGGCAATGCCGCCTGA